In Streptomyces sp. DG2A-72, one genomic interval encodes:
- a CDS encoding lipopolysaccharide assembly protein LapB — protein MSPRTNDSEPRERPKALQLAACAAMLAVAMTAGAIVFGAVRDNGGQTVASAPAAVSPALLSSGDLDASVASLQVRLRAQPKDFGGWATLGLAYVEQARTKGDPSRYPQAERALKRSLELAADNDQALAGRAALAAARHDFEDALNFADQALKQNPYNERALSSRIDALVELGRYADASKAADAADSRRPGVPVFSRYAYVRELRGDVRTAKRVLEQALASATAPGDVAYVATQLGQLAWNQGDYETALEHFARALAADENYLPALEGRARAQAASGDRAGAIKGMEQVVARYPLPGPLVVLGELYEARGADGDRAKANDQYALVDAWTALARANGVNADLDTALAAADHGDAKSALRAARAEWDRRHTVHTADALAWALHRNGRDEEALPYARRATATGYRNAAFLYHRGMIEQATGNAEEARASLTSALKLNPGFSPLGAREARTALKDPEAAR, from the coding sequence ATGTCCCCGCGTACGAACGACAGTGAGCCTCGTGAGCGGCCCAAGGCCCTACAGCTCGCCGCATGTGCCGCCATGTTGGCCGTCGCCATGACCGCAGGCGCCATCGTGTTCGGGGCCGTGCGGGACAACGGAGGCCAGACCGTCGCGTCCGCGCCCGCGGCCGTCTCACCGGCGCTGCTGTCCAGCGGCGATCTCGACGCGAGCGTCGCCTCGCTGCAGGTCCGTCTCCGCGCCCAGCCAAAGGACTTCGGCGGCTGGGCCACCCTCGGGCTCGCCTATGTCGAGCAGGCGCGGACGAAGGGGGACCCGTCGCGCTATCCGCAGGCCGAGCGGGCGTTGAAGCGGTCCCTGGAGCTTGCGGCCGACAACGACCAGGCCCTGGCGGGGCGTGCCGCGCTCGCCGCCGCCCGGCATGACTTCGAGGACGCGCTGAACTTCGCCGACCAGGCGCTGAAGCAGAACCCCTACAACGAACGCGCGCTGTCCTCCCGTATCGACGCCCTCGTCGAACTCGGCCGGTATGCCGACGCGTCGAAGGCCGCGGACGCCGCCGACTCCCGGCGTCCGGGGGTCCCCGTCTTCAGCCGGTACGCGTATGTGCGCGAGCTGCGCGGCGACGTACGGACGGCGAAGCGGGTGCTGGAGCAGGCCCTCGCGTCGGCCACGGCGCCCGGAGACGTGGCGTACGTGGCGACGCAGCTCGGTCAACTCGCCTGGAACCAGGGCGACTACGAGACGGCGCTGGAGCACTTCGCCCGCGCGCTCGCCGCCGACGAGAACTACCTCCCCGCGCTGGAGGGCCGCGCCCGTGCGCAGGCCGCGAGCGGTGACAGGGCCGGCGCGATCAAGGGGATGGAGCAGGTCGTGGCGCGGTATCCGCTGCCAGGCCCGCTCGTCGTCCTGGGCGAGCTGTACGAGGCCCGGGGCGCCGACGGGGACCGGGCGAAGGCGAACGACCAGTACGCCCTCGTCGACGCGTGGACCGCGCTCGCCCGTGCCAACGGCGTCAACGCCGACCTCGACACCGCGCTCGCCGCCGCCGACCACGGCGACGCCAAGTCGGCGCTGCGCGCGGCCCGTGCCGAGTGGGACCGCCGGCACACCGTGCACACCGCGGACGCCCTCGCCTGGGCGCTGCACAGGAACGGCCGGGACGAGGAAGCCCTCCCGTATGCGCGCCGCGCCACCGCGACCGGCTACCGCAACGCCGCGTTCCTCTACCACCGCGGCATGATCGAGCAGGCCACCGGCAACGCCGAGGAGGCCCGCGCCTCCCTCACGTCGGCGCTGAAGCTGAACCCCGGCTTCTCGCCGCTGGGCGCGCGGGAGGCCCGTACGGCGCTCAAGGACCCGGAGGCGGCCCGGTGA
- a CDS encoding ABC transporter permease: MSTLAFDGTAMLGRQLRRVRNNPGLLILTQTMPITMLLFFGYVFGSALAMPGAEYRSFLVPGLLVATAANGIMTGMFQAAQDSHRGVMDRLRTLPMSRGAVPLGQAVADVVVTAVGTVPYLLVGLAVGWRVEGSALEAAGAVGLLLLFRFACTWVGIFLGLLSRSEEAAGQLGSATFMLPLLSNAYIPTDNLPGWLRTIAEWNPISAVTTALRDLFGNAPVPEGSAWPVAHPVAGSLAWCAALIAVFGPLAVRRYARGER; encoded by the coding sequence ATGAGCACCTTGGCGTTCGACGGCACCGCCATGCTCGGCCGGCAGCTGCGGCGGGTGCGGAACAACCCGGGGCTGCTGATCCTCACCCAGACCATGCCGATCACGATGCTGCTGTTCTTCGGCTATGTCTTCGGCAGCGCCCTCGCCATGCCGGGCGCGGAGTACCGCTCCTTCCTCGTGCCGGGGCTGCTGGTGGCGACCGCGGCCAACGGGATCATGACGGGGATGTTCCAGGCGGCCCAGGACTCGCACCGGGGTGTGATGGACCGGCTCCGCACCCTGCCGATGAGCCGAGGGGCCGTTCCCCTCGGCCAGGCGGTCGCCGATGTCGTCGTCACCGCCGTCGGGACGGTGCCGTATCTGCTGGTCGGGCTCGCGGTGGGCTGGCGCGTCGAGGGGTCCGCGCTGGAAGCGGCGGGCGCCGTCGGGCTGTTGCTGCTGTTCCGGTTCGCCTGCACCTGGGTGGGGATCTTCCTCGGGCTGCTGTCCCGGAGCGAGGAGGCCGCCGGTCAGCTCGGCAGTGCGACCTTCATGCTGCCGCTGCTGTCCAACGCCTACATCCCCACGGACAATCTGCCGGGCTGGCTGCGCACGATCGCCGAGTGGAACCCGATCAGCGCCGTGACCACGGCCCTGCGGGACCTGTTCGGCAACGCTCCGGTCCCGGAGGGCTCCGCCTGGCCGGTGGCGCATCCCGTGGCCGGGTCGCTGGCCTGGTGCGCGGCGCTGATCGCCGTCTTCGGGCCGCTCGCCGTACGACGGTACGCGCGCGGCGAGCGGTGA
- a CDS encoding CaiB/BaiF CoA-transferase family protein: MIHGMDPLPLPLEGITVVSVEQAVAAPFATRQLADLGARVIKVERIDGGDFARGYDTAARGLASHFVWCNRGKESIALDLKDPRGLDVVRRLVADADVFVQNLAQGAAARLGLDAGTLCAAHPRLVAVDISGYGASGPYADKRAYDMLVQCEAGLVSVTGTPEQPVKAGIPAADIAAAMYAFSGVLAALVRRGTTGRGGPVEVSMLEALAEWMGHPLHHVMHDGTPPARTGLAHAVIAPYDAYPTAGGGRVLLSVQNDREWRRLAEQVLERPELGSDPAYATNAARVANRERTDAAVAKALAALDPDTAMARLEAAGIACARLRDVREVAEHPQLAARGRWREVESPVGPLRALLPPITMPGGDEARMGAVPALGAHTETLLRAVGMTDEEIAALRRDGVAA; this comes from the coding sequence ATGATCCACGGCATGGACCCCCTTCCCCTTCCCCTCGAAGGCATCACCGTCGTCTCCGTCGAACAGGCCGTCGCCGCTCCCTTCGCCACCCGTCAGCTCGCCGACCTGGGCGCCCGTGTCATCAAGGTCGAGCGGATCGACGGCGGCGACTTCGCCCGCGGCTACGACACCGCCGCGCGCGGTCTCGCCTCGCACTTCGTGTGGTGCAACCGGGGCAAGGAGTCGATCGCCCTCGATCTGAAGGACCCGCGCGGGCTCGATGTCGTACGGCGGCTGGTGGCGGACGCGGACGTGTTCGTGCAGAACCTCGCCCAGGGGGCAGCCGCCCGGCTCGGGCTCGACGCGGGCACGCTGTGCGCCGCGCACCCGCGGCTGGTCGCCGTGGACATCTCCGGATACGGGGCGTCGGGACCGTACGCGGACAAGCGGGCGTACGACATGCTCGTGCAGTGCGAGGCGGGGCTGGTGTCGGTCACCGGGACGCCGGAGCAGCCGGTGAAGGCGGGGATTCCGGCGGCCGACATCGCGGCGGCCATGTACGCCTTCTCGGGCGTCCTCGCGGCGCTCGTACGGCGGGGGACGACGGGCCGTGGCGGGCCGGTCGAGGTGTCGATGCTGGAGGCGCTCGCGGAGTGGATGGGGCATCCGCTGCACCATGTGATGCACGACGGCACACCCCCGGCGCGCACGGGGCTCGCGCACGCCGTCATCGCGCCGTACGACGCCTATCCGACGGCGGGCGGCGGGAGAGTGCTGCTGTCGGTGCAGAACGACCGGGAGTGGCGGCGGCTGGCCGAACAGGTGCTGGAGCGGCCGGAGCTGGGGAGCGATCCGGCGTACGCGACGAACGCGGCGCGGGTGGCGAACCGGGAACGTACGGACGCGGCCGTCGCGAAGGCGCTGGCCGCGCTGGATCCTGATACGGCCATGGCGCGACTGGAGGCTGCGGGCATCGCGTGCGCCAGGCTCAGGGACGTACGGGAGGTCGCAGAGCATCCGCAGCTGGCGGCCAGGGGGCGGTGGCGGGAGGTGGAGTCGCCGGTGGGGCCGCTACGGGCACTGCTGCCGCCCATCACCATGCCGGGCGGGGACGAGGCACGGATGGGGGCCGTGCCCGCGCTCGGGGCGCACACCGAAACGTTGCTGCGTGCCGTGGGGATGACGGACGAGGAGATCGCAGCATTGCGCCGGGACGGTGTGGCGGCCTGA
- a CDS encoding DUF4331 domain-containing protein — MTPISRSGVGARSVATLVCGALAAGALAAAGVATLEPGAASASSHREAPLISGTPQYDNTDVYAFVSPDKPDTTTIVANWIPFEEPAGGPNFFTFAEDAQYDIHIDNNGDAQGELLYRYTFKTHIKNDKTFLYNTGPVESLDDPDLNITQTYDIDLLRLKNQHLVSKTKVADDVPVAPSNVGKASMPDYAKLRSQAVHELTSGATTFAGQADDPFFLDLRVFDLLYGGNLSEVGNDTLKGYNVNSIALQVPTDMITESADQPIVGIWSTTQRKNAQGHFTQVSRLGSPLVNEVVNPLKDKDTFNASSPWDDAQFLKNVTNPELPKLIEAIYKIDAPDEPRTDLVDVFLKGVEGLNQPPNVRASEQLRLNTSIKPAAEPKRLGVLDGDNAGFPNGRRLTDDVLDASLQVVEGELVGAKNDLGDAVDQNDKDFEKAFPYVALPTEGSRGPLAKGTTGGNDVRNQLGDALTSGGSDDTTLIAASAGAGAAGILLIGAGLMWWRRMRGRAY, encoded by the coding sequence ATGACACCTATCTCCAGGAGCGGCGTGGGCGCGCGGAGCGTCGCGACCCTCGTATGTGGTGCGCTGGCCGCCGGGGCGCTCGCAGCCGCCGGCGTGGCCACGCTGGAACCGGGGGCGGCCTCCGCCTCCAGCCACCGGGAGGCCCCGCTGATCTCGGGGACCCCGCAGTACGACAACACGGACGTGTACGCCTTCGTCAGCCCGGACAAGCCGGACACGACGACGATCGTCGCGAACTGGATCCCGTTCGAGGAGCCGGCCGGCGGACCGAACTTCTTCACGTTCGCCGAGGACGCCCAGTACGACATCCACATCGACAACAACGGCGACGCCCAGGGCGAACTGCTGTACCGCTACACCTTCAAGACGCACATCAAGAACGACAAGACGTTCCTGTACAACACCGGTCCGGTGGAGAGCCTGGACGACCCCGACCTGAACATCACGCAGACGTACGACATCGATCTGCTGCGGCTGAAGAACCAGCACCTGGTGTCGAAGACGAAGGTCGCGGACGACGTTCCGGTGGCCCCGTCCAACGTCGGCAAGGCGTCGATGCCGGACTACGCCAAGCTGCGCTCCCAGGCCGTGCACGAACTGACCAGCGGCGCCACGACGTTCGCCGGTCAGGCGGACGACCCGTTCTTCCTGGACCTGCGCGTCTTCGACCTGCTGTACGGCGGGAACCTCTCCGAGGTCGGCAACGACACGCTCAAGGGCTACAACGTCAACTCCATCGCCCTGCAGGTGCCGACGGACATGATCACCGAGTCGGCGGACCAGCCGATCGTCGGTATCTGGTCGACGACCCAGCGCAAGAACGCGCAGGGGCACTTCACGCAGGTGTCGCGGCTCGGCAGCCCGCTGGTGAACGAGGTCGTCAACCCGCTCAAGGACAAGGACACGTTCAACGCGTCCTCGCCGTGGGACGACGCGCAGTTCCTGAAGAACGTGACCAACCCCGAGCTGCCGAAGCTCATCGAGGCGATCTACAAGATCGACGCTCCGGACGAGCCGCGCACCGATCTCGTGGACGTCTTCCTCAAGGGCGTCGAGGGCCTCAACCAGCCGCCGAACGTACGCGCGTCGGAGCAGCTGCGGCTCAACACCTCGATCAAGCCGGCCGCCGAACCGAAGCGGCTCGGCGTCCTCGACGGGGACAATGCGGGCTTCCCGAACGGGCGTCGGCTGACCGACGACGTGCTCGACGCCTCGCTCCAGGTGGTCGAGGGTGAACTGGTCGGCGCCAAGAACGACTTGGGCGACGCCGTCGACCAGAACGACAAGGACTTCGAGAAGGCGTTCCCGTACGTTGCACTGCCTACCGAGGGTTCGCGCGGTCCGCTCGCCAAGGGCACGACCGGGGGCAACGACGTGCGTAACCAGCTGGGCGATGCGCTCACCTCCGGCGGTTCGGACGACACCACCCTGATCGCCGCTTCGGCGGGTGCCGGTGCGGCGGGCATTCTGCTGATCGGCGCGGGGCTCATGTGGTGGCGGCGGATGCGGGGGCGTGCTTACTGA
- a CDS encoding serine/threonine-protein kinase has protein sequence MSEEPGSERVIADRYRLLSPLGEGGMGTVWRARDALLHREVAVKEVRAPAGLPASEVERLYARLEREAWAAARVANRNVVTVYDVASEGGRPWIVMELIRGVSLADQLEAEGTLSPQRAAHIGAEVLAALRAAHSAGVLHRDVKPGNVLMSNDGRVVLTDFGIAMVEGSSALTMTGEVIGSPEFLAPERALGRTPGPESDLWSLGVLLYAAVEGNSPFRQNTPLSTLRAIVDEELPPPHRAGPLAGVIEGLLRKDPAERLSADRAEQDLRLIGAGGTPHADTPPAAPYTPTLAAQPQQAPTPPFPSTQPVPTPATTTTTREPDRNRRAAIAIVAGLAALALALAGLTYALLNREDDGGDQGGGATTSQTSEGSSPSEDDDGAGGATGPTESPREEETTSAPPQQSVQVSLAGANTEYSGACPPPNGEAPAFTATITVGQLPAEVSYRWVSQDGEVMDAGWKTLSFPEGGSRTKQDRAFVTTYDDSGTFENEISVEVRDPVRTTSNSVPFSVTCESETPTNGVSPSPTASP, from the coding sequence GTGTCCGAAGAACCGGGCAGTGAGCGTGTGATCGCGGACCGCTACCGTCTGCTGTCCCCGCTCGGCGAGGGCGGCATGGGGACGGTGTGGCGGGCCCGCGACGCGCTGCTGCACCGCGAGGTCGCCGTGAAGGAGGTGCGCGCGCCCGCGGGGCTGCCGGCGTCGGAGGTCGAGCGGCTGTACGCCCGGCTGGAGCGCGAGGCATGGGCGGCGGCGCGGGTCGCGAACCGCAATGTGGTGACGGTGTACGACGTGGCCTCGGAGGGCGGCCGACCGTGGATCGTGATGGAGCTGATCCGCGGGGTGTCGCTGGCGGACCAGCTGGAGGCCGAGGGCACGTTGTCGCCGCAGCGTGCCGCCCACATCGGCGCGGAGGTGCTGGCCGCGCTGCGGGCCGCGCACTCCGCCGGGGTGCTGCACCGGGACGTCAAGCCGGGCAACGTGCTGATGTCGAACGACGGCCGCGTCGTCCTCACCGACTTCGGCATCGCCATGGTCGAGGGCAGCTCGGCGCTGACCATGACCGGAGAGGTCATCGGCTCGCCCGAGTTCCTGGCGCCGGAGCGGGCGCTGGGGCGCACGCCGGGTCCGGAGTCGGACCTGTGGTCGCTGGGCGTACTGCTGTACGCGGCGGTGGAGGGCAACTCCCCGTTCCGCCAGAACACCCCGCTCAGCACCCTGCGTGCGATCGTCGACGAGGAGCTGCCGCCGCCGCACCGGGCCGGTCCGCTCGCCGGGGTCATCGAGGGGCTGCTGCGCAAGGACCCGGCCGAGCGGCTGTCGGCGGACCGGGCGGAGCAGGATCTGCGGCTGATCGGAGCGGGAGGCACCCCCCACGCGGACACTCCCCCCGCGGCCCCTTACACACCGACGCTCGCGGCCCAGCCGCAGCAGGCGCCCACCCCGCCGTTCCCCTCCACCCAGCCCGTCCCCACCCCGGCGACCACCACCACGACCCGGGAACCCGACCGCAACCGCCGTGCCGCCATCGCCATCGTCGCGGGCCTCGCCGCCCTCGCACTGGCCCTGGCCGGACTGACGTACGCCCTGCTGAACAGGGAGGACGACGGGGGCGATCAAGGGGGCGGTGCCACCACCAGCCAGACGAGCGAGGGCAGTTCGCCTTCCGAGGACGACGACGGGGCCGGTGGGGCGACCGGGCCCACCGAGAGTCCCCGCGAGGAGGAGACGACCTCGGCCCCGCCGCAGCAGTCCGTACAGGTCTCGTTGGCGGGCGCGAACACGGAGTACTCCGGGGCGTGTCCGCCGCCGAACGGCGAGGCGCCCGCGTTCACGGCGACGATCACGGTCGGGCAGCTTCCGGCCGAGGTGAGTTATCGGTGGGTGTCCCAGGACGGCGAGGTGATGGACGCGGGCTGGAAGACGCTGTCGTTCCCCGAGGGCGGCTCACGGACCAAGCAGGACCGGGCGTTCGTGACGACGTACGACGACAGCGGGACCTTCGAGAACGAGATCAGTGTCGAGGTGCGCGACCCGGTGCGGACCACGTCCAACTCGGTGCCGTTCTCGGTGACCTGCGAGTCGGAGACCCCGACGAACGGGGTCTCCCCTTCACCTACGGCCTCGCCCTGA
- a CDS encoding sigma-70 family RNA polymerase sigma factor — MPRGTGSAPCGRREGDRVEADELLLLVAGGDQKAFEKLYGLVSGPVYGLVRRVVRDPAQSEEVSQEVLLELWRSAARFDPGRGSALSWILTLAHRRAVDRVRSARAAGEREQREARRSHSPAFDQVSEEVEAGLEREWVRRCLDSLTVLQRQSVTLAYYDGLTYREVAEQLSLPLGTVKTRMRDGLTRLRECLGGVA; from the coding sequence ATGCCTCGTGGGACGGGATCGGCCCCGTGCGGCCGAAGAGAGGGGGACCGGGTGGAGGCGGACGAGCTTCTGTTACTGGTGGCGGGGGGCGACCAGAAGGCCTTCGAGAAGCTGTACGGACTGGTGTCCGGGCCGGTGTACGGACTCGTCAGACGAGTCGTACGCGACCCGGCGCAGTCCGAGGAGGTGTCACAGGAGGTGCTGCTCGAACTCTGGCGGTCCGCCGCGCGGTTCGACCCCGGCCGGGGCAGCGCCCTGTCCTGGATCCTCACCCTCGCCCACCGCCGCGCCGTGGACCGGGTGCGCAGCGCCCGCGCGGCCGGCGAGCGCGAGCAGCGCGAGGCACGCCGCTCCCACAGCCCCGCCTTCGACCAGGTCTCCGAGGAGGTCGAGGCCGGACTGGAACGCGAGTGGGTACGCCGCTGCCTGGACAGCCTCACCGTGCTCCAACGGCAGTCCGTCACCCTCGCCTACTACGACGGGCTTACGTACCGTGAAGTGGCCGAGCAGCTCTCGCTGCCGCTCGGTACGGTCAAGACCCGGATGCGCGACGGACTGACCCGGCTGCGCGAGTGCCTGGGAGGTGTCGCATGA
- a CDS encoding anti-sigma factor, which translates to MSFLDRLLRREDLHSLAAPYALDALEPAERVRFEKHLDDCPLCAAEVRALTEDAVRLAWSTAAPAPAAMRDRVLAAVRATPQEPAAQPEPARARTPQLPPHVWGTEPLPARARARRGRPLFVPFATATAAAALVVASLFAVQANQTQDQLDAQRAQAREIAHVLAAPDARSSTGQDARGRSIGVIASASEGSAVVTLSGYGDLPSGTVNQLWLMRPDAQPRSLGLFDGDTPLVAAGLEKSATSLAVTVEPDGGSEQPTTQPVVQLALESVGFGE; encoded by the coding sequence ATGAGCTTCCTCGACCGACTGCTGCGCCGCGAGGACCTGCACTCCCTGGCCGCCCCCTATGCCCTCGACGCCCTGGAACCGGCGGAACGCGTGCGCTTCGAGAAGCACCTCGACGACTGCCCCCTGTGTGCCGCCGAGGTGCGGGCCCTCACCGAGGACGCCGTCCGCCTCGCCTGGTCCACGGCCGCACCCGCGCCGGCCGCGATGCGTGACCGGGTCCTGGCCGCCGTACGCGCCACTCCCCAGGAACCCGCCGCACAGCCCGAACCGGCACGCGCGCGCACGCCGCAGCTGCCGCCGCACGTCTGGGGCACCGAGCCGCTGCCCGCGCGCGCCCGGGCGCGCAGGGGGCGCCCCCTCTTCGTCCCGTTCGCCACCGCGACGGCCGCAGCGGCCCTGGTCGTCGCCTCGCTCTTCGCCGTGCAGGCCAACCAGACGCAGGACCAGCTGGACGCCCAGCGGGCGCAGGCACGTGAGATCGCCCACGTTCTCGCGGCACCGGACGCGCGCTCGAGCACCGGACAGGATGCGCGGGGCCGAAGCATCGGAGTCATCGCCTCGGCATCCGAGGGGAGCGCGGTGGTCACCCTGAGCGGATACGGCGATCTGCCGAGCGGCACCGTGAACCAGCTCTGGCTCATGCGCCCCGATGCGCAACCGCGCTCCCTCGGGCTTTTCGACGGCGACACGCCCTTGGTCGCGGCCGGATTGGAGAAATCCGCGACATCACTGGCTGTGACCGTGGAGCCCGACGGCGGGTCGGAGCAGCCCACCACCCAGCCAGTTGTCCAACTCGCCCTGGAATCGGTTGGATTCGGAGAGTAG
- a CDS encoding nickel transporter yields the protein MSPRRLFASGAAVLTAVCALVLVPSGTASAHPLGNFTVNRYDGLVAAPGELRVRHVEDLAEIPATQAEPDIEKAGMADWARQRCASAARDSEVTVEGRAVGLSVAESHARVRPGQAGLDTLRVECRLTAPLPDQESLALDFRGAGADSGPGWREVTARGDRMTLTASDVPEKSISRELTEYPEELLSSPADTATASLGIRSGGPALTDDQQDAPAASVLPRGADRWTRALDSLVARHDLTLGFAALALVIAVGLGAMHALAPGHGKTLMAATAAAHGGRARLRNVLPLAASVTVTHTLGVVALGLLVTAGSAATPSVIAWLGIASGALVIAAGANLVRRAWRNRRHTHGPGHTHGHTHGHTHDHPHPHEPDKPPARQLALVGAVSASHSANAHAHPHDHHHDHPHSHSHTVEHSHGGFTHTHSTAPTLRGTLLLGFAGGLVPSPSAVVVLVGAAALGKAWFGLLLVVAYGAGLALTLTAAGFAVVRLGTGMTRVLDKRPRWTASPTVTLLRRTAPLLSAFVVVALGIGLLLKGAASAFG from the coding sequence ATGAGCCCCCGTCGTCTGTTCGCCTCCGGCGCGGCCGTCCTGACGGCCGTCTGCGCGCTCGTGCTCGTCCCCTCCGGAACCGCGAGCGCGCACCCTCTCGGCAATTTCACCGTCAACCGCTACGACGGTCTCGTCGCCGCCCCCGGCGAACTCCGCGTCCGGCACGTCGAGGACCTGGCGGAGATCCCGGCGACCCAGGCCGAGCCCGACATCGAGAAGGCGGGCATGGCCGACTGGGCCCGGCAGCGGTGCGCCTCGGCCGCGCGGGACAGCGAGGTCACCGTCGAGGGGCGCGCGGTCGGCCTCTCCGTCGCGGAGAGCCACGCGCGCGTGCGGCCCGGACAGGCGGGGCTCGACACGCTCCGGGTGGAGTGCCGGCTGACCGCACCGCTCCCCGACCAGGAGTCCCTGGCCCTCGACTTCCGCGGCGCGGGCGCCGACTCCGGCCCCGGCTGGCGCGAGGTCACCGCACGCGGCGACCGTATGACGCTCACCGCGTCGGACGTCCCGGAGAAGTCGATCTCCCGTGAACTGACCGAGTACCCAGAGGAGTTGCTCTCCTCCCCCGCCGACACCGCGACCGCGTCCCTGGGCATACGCTCCGGCGGCCCCGCCCTCACCGACGACCAGCAGGACGCCCCGGCCGCCTCCGTGCTGCCGCGCGGCGCCGACCGCTGGACCCGCGCCCTGGACTCCCTCGTCGCCCGCCACGACCTCACCCTCGGCTTCGCCGCGCTGGCCCTGGTCATCGCGGTCGGCCTCGGCGCGATGCACGCCCTTGCCCCGGGCCACGGCAAGACCCTCATGGCCGCGACCGCAGCGGCCCACGGCGGGCGCGCCCGCCTCCGGAACGTCCTCCCCCTCGCCGCCTCCGTCACGGTCACCCACACCCTCGGCGTCGTCGCCCTCGGCCTCCTGGTCACGGCCGGCTCGGCGGCGACGCCCTCGGTGATCGCCTGGCTGGGCATCGCGAGCGGCGCCCTGGTGATCGCGGCGGGCGCGAATCTCGTACGACGAGCCTGGCGCAACCGGCGCCACACGCATGGACCCGGTCACACGCACGGGCATACGCACGGGCACACCCATGACCACCCGCACCCGCACGAGCCCGACAAGCCCCCCGCCCGCCAACTCGCCCTGGTCGGCGCGGTATCCGCATCCCACTCAGCGAACGCTCACGCTCACCCCCACGACCACCATCACGACCACCCCCACAGCCACTCACACACCGTCGAGCACTCGCACGGCGGCTTCACCCACACCCACTCCACCGCCCCCACCCTCCGCGGCACGCTCCTCCTCGGCTTCGCCGGTGGACTCGTGCCCAGCCCGTCGGCCGTCGTCGTGCTCGTCGGTGCCGCCGCCCTCGGCAAGGCCTGGTTCGGGCTGCTGCTCGTCGTCGCGTACGGCGCGGGGCTCGCGCTGACCCTCACCGCGGCCGGGTTCGCCGTTGTCAGGCTGGGCACCGGCATGACCCGAGTGCTGGACAAACGTCCGCGCTGGACCGCCAGTCCTACGGTGACCCTGCTGCGCAGGACCGCACCGCTGCTGTCCGCGTTCGTCGTCGTCGCGCTCGGGATCGGATTGCTTCTCAAGGGGGCCGCATCCGCATTTGGCTGA
- a CDS encoding ATP-binding cassette domain-containing protein has translation MTSTYAVLSEGLEKRFGTVHALRGLDLAVAQGTVCGVLGPNGAGKTTAVRLLTTLLRPDTGSARVAGHDLVREAAAVRRRIGVTGQYASVDGDLTGRQNLRLFARLHRVRGPAERAGELLDRFGLTEAADRPASTYSGGMRRRLDLAASLIRRPDVLFLDEPTTGLDPATRNQIWDAVRDLKADGTTVLLTTQYLDEADQLADDIALVDRGRVAHTGSPAQLKALIGSYAEVVVAHADALTEAAAVLHQLTGGEPSFDRERNAVGAVTADQTLTVPRLVRELDAAGVPLLDASLRPPSLDDVFLRLTARKELVA, from the coding sequence ATGACTTCTACGTACGCTGTACTTAGTGAGGGTCTGGAGAAGCGGTTCGGGACGGTTCACGCCCTGCGCGGACTGGACCTGGCCGTCGCGCAGGGCACGGTCTGCGGGGTCCTCGGGCCCAACGGGGCGGGCAAGACCACCGCCGTCCGGCTGCTCACCACGCTGCTGCGGCCCGACACGGGATCGGCCCGGGTCGCGGGGCACGACCTCGTACGGGAGGCGGCGGCCGTACGCCGCCGGATAGGCGTCACCGGGCAGTACGCGTCAGTCGACGGGGACCTCACCGGGCGGCAGAACCTGCGGCTGTTCGCGCGGCTGCACCGGGTGCGGGGGCCCGCCGAGCGGGCGGGCGAGCTGCTGGACCGCTTCGGGCTGACCGAGGCCGCCGACCGGCCCGCGTCCACCTACTCGGGCGGGATGCGGCGCCGCCTGGACCTGGCGGCGAGCCTGATCCGCCGCCCCGACGTGCTCTTCCTCGACGAGCCCACCACCGGCCTCGACCCGGCCACCCGCAATCAGATCTGGGATGCGGTCCGCGACCTCAAGGCGGACGGCACGACCGTGCTGCTCACCACGCAGTACCTGGACGAGGCCGATCAACTCGCCGACGACATCGCCCTGGTGGACCGCGGACGGGTCGCCCACACCGGCTCCCCGGCCCAGCTCAAGGCGCTCATCGGCTCGTACGCCGAGGTCGTCGTCGCCCACGCCGACGCCCTGACCGAGGCCGCCGCCGTCCTGCACCAACTCACCGGCGGCGAGCCCTCGTTCGACCGTGAACGCAACGCGGTCGGCGCGGTCACCGCCGACCAGACCCTCACCGTCCCCCGTCTCGTCCGTGAACTCGACGCCGCGGGCGTGCCGTTGCTCGACGCGAGCCTGCGACCGCCCAGCCTCGACGACGTCTTCCTCCGACTGACCGCCCGAAAGGAACTGGTGGCATGA